In Anseongella ginsenosidimutans, one genomic interval encodes:
- a CDS encoding SDR family oxidoreductase, with translation MQDPAKQYPQPPFPAQEQEMPGSEQEMDPKPDHGENSYKGSGKLTGRKALITGADSGIGKAVAIAFAREGADVLISYLNEEEDARETAAEVEKAGRKAILVPGDISEEAHCKHLVEQAVRELGGLDILVNNAAYQMMHQSLAEISSGEWDYTFKTNVYAMFYLCKAAESYLQPGSSVINTSSVNAYTPNATLMPYTVTKGAIQNFTSTLAQLWGEKGIRVNCVAPGPVWTPLIPGSFPAEKNKEFGKKTPLKRPAQPAELAPIYVLLAGQDGSYMSGATVQVTGGMPTI, from the coding sequence ATGCAAGATCCTGCAAAGCAATATCCGCAGCCACCTTTTCCTGCACAGGAACAGGAAATGCCGGGCTCCGAACAAGAGATGGACCCTAAGCCGGATCATGGTGAGAATTCCTACAAGGGAAGCGGAAAGCTGACGGGGCGCAAAGCACTGATAACCGGGGCGGACTCGGGAATAGGAAAAGCCGTAGCAATAGCTTTCGCGCGCGAAGGGGCCGATGTGCTTATTTCTTATTTGAACGAAGAAGAGGACGCCCGGGAAACGGCCGCCGAGGTGGAAAAAGCCGGGAGGAAAGCCATCCTGGTTCCCGGCGACATCAGCGAGGAGGCTCATTGCAAGCACTTGGTGGAGCAGGCCGTCCGGGAGTTAGGCGGCCTTGACATTCTGGTCAATAATGCAGCATACCAAATGATGCATCAGTCACTGGCGGAAATCTCTTCCGGCGAATGGGATTATACCTTCAAAACGAATGTATATGCGATGTTCTACCTGTGTAAAGCGGCGGAATCTTATCTTCAGCCCGGCAGCTCGGTCATTAATACAAGTTCGGTGAACGCCTACACGCCAAACGCGACGCTCATGCCCTATACAGTCACGAAAGGTGCTATCCAGAACTTTACGTCTACGCTGGCCCAGTTATGGGGCGAAAAAGGCATCCGGGTGAACTGCGTAGCTCCCGGCCCCGTGTGGACACCGCTCATTCCCGGCAGTTTTCCGGCCGAAAAGAACAAGGAATTCGGAAAGAAAACGCCGCTGAAACGGCCCGCTCAACCGGCCGAACTGGCGCCCATTTATGTGCTGCTGGCCGGACAGGATGGAAGCTATATGTCCGGAGCCACCGTTCAGGTGACCGGCGGTATGCCTACGATATAA